The DNA region AGGAAAAGTGTGATTTACCCTAAGCAAATCTTTTAAAAAAACACCTTCGCGTATGCCAACTCCACTTGTAATAACCTGCTTACTTTTAAGCCTTTCTGCGATTTTAAGAAAAATCAAAGTGCCCTCTTGAATAGTATCAAAACGCTCTTTTTTAATGCCAAAATTTGTTAAAGCCTGCGCGTCCGCATTGAGCATTTTTATAATATGCTGTTTTTCACTCTTAAAATCATAACGATAATCGTGCAAATTTTTTAAAGGATAAGAATTTTTTTGCATAATGGAATTGGAAATAGCTCTCAAGCTTCCACCTATGGCTATAAGATTATCATTGCAAAAATGCGTAGGAATTTGTTCTAAAATAGGCTTTAAAAACGCTTCAATATTACCCAGCTTATTAGTATCGTAAAAAAGCTCCTTAAGTCTTACCGTGCCTATATCAAGAGAGATGTAATCTACAATTTTATTATCCTTAATCAAGCAAAGCTCACTTGATCCGCCTCCTATGTCGAGTGTAGTAGCATTTTTAAAAGGGCTAAGTAAATTTAAAGCAGCCAAGCCTCCCAAATAACTTTCACTCTTTCCATCGATACAGCGAATGTTTAACCCTAGCCTTTCCTTAATTCTTTGAATAAAATCCTTAGAATTTGGTGCATCTCTTAAGGCTGAAGTCCCCACAATAAAAATTTTCTTACACTTATGCTTATAAGCACACTCCTTAAAATATCTTAAGGCATCTTCAGCCCTTTGCATAGCTTCTTCTTGTAAAATTTTACCATTATTATAGGCATTTTCACCAAGTCTTACTTTTCTTTTAAATTCCGCAGCCGTATAAAAACCATAGCGTGAAGTTTTTTCAAATACTATCATTCTTATAGAATTTGAACCTAAATCCACAACAGCTGTTTTTTTTGCCATTTAATTTTCTCTATGACGACTTTTAAGACGAAGTTCTTCTATGGTTTCACTATTGTCAGGGTCTGGTATAATGCACTCATAAGGGCAGGCGACTATACAAGCAGGTTCGGAAAAATCATTCACGCACTCAGAACAAAGATCGGGATCAATAACATAAATGGGGCTATTTTCACAAATAGCATCATCAGGACATTCTTCCCTACAAGCATCGCAACAAACACAATCTTTTGTGATTAAAAGAGACATTTTTACCTTTCACAATAAAATAATTTAACCTTATACAATAAGAAAACTTAAAGAAAATATAAACTAAAAAACAAAGGGAAAAATTTGCACCATAAGGTGCAAAAATTAAGATTTTTTAGGGAAGCAAAAACGATAGCCCCTACGACGAACCGTTTCTATGGTAGAGATATTAAGCGGCTTATCCATTTTTTGACGAATTTGATTAATAGCTACTTCAATAACATTTGGCGTTACAAGCTCAGGCTCCTCCCAAATCGCATCTAAGAGCTGCTCTTTAGAAACAATTTGATCAGAATGCCTTGCAAGATGTGTTAGCACCTCAAAAGGCTTACCTTTAAGCTCAATATCTTGCCCTTTATATGTAATTTTTTCTTCATCTGGGTCTATTGTCAAATCTTCTATTTTAATCACATTTGTTCCGCCAAGTCTTAGCCTTGCTTCAATTCTAGCTAAGAATATATCAAAATCAAAAGGTTTTTTGATAAAAT from Campylobacter upsaliensis includes:
- a CDS encoding YfhL family 4Fe-4S dicluster ferredoxin encodes the protein MSLLITKDCVCCDACREECPDDAICENSPIYVIDPDLCSECVNDFSEPACIVACPYECIIPDPDNSETIEELRLKSRHREN
- a CDS encoding Ppx/GppA phosphatase family protein gives rise to the protein MAKKTAVVDLGSNSIRMIVFEKTSRYGFYTAAEFKRKVRLGENAYNNGKILQEEAMQRAEDALRYFKECAYKHKCKKIFIVGTSALRDAPNSKDFIQRIKERLGLNIRCIDGKSESYLGGLAALNLLSPFKNATTLDIGGGSSELCLIKDNKIVDYISLDIGTVRLKELFYDTNKLGNIEAFLKPILEQIPTHFCNDNLIAIGGSLRAISNSIMQKNSYPLKNLHDYRYDFKSEKQHIIKMLNADAQALTNFGIKKERFDTIQEGTLIFLKIAERLKSKQVITSGVGIREGVFLKDLLRVNHTFPINFNPSLKSLQDRFLKQDLNYKTPHFASQLFDVLQDLHYLNRRYRNILINAAKLSHIGEYLNFYFANEHAMNFIMGGLSYGFSHQDKVLIATIIKLNGKKSNPYSNDPLRQLLPNTKIITWLSFLLALAKALNYEDKVSFKLLGSTLYIYNEDKELNLAKEELKKISKSISLTLVINQIP
- the hsrA gene encoding homeostatic response regulator transcription factor HsrA, producing the protein MRILIIEDDIGLNKSIVENLAQFGYQSDSSENFKDGEYFIGIRHYDLVLANWTLADGDGAELIRLVKQKSPRTPVIIISSKADKDNEIKALKLGADDFIKKPFDFDIFLARIEARLRLGGTNVIKIEDLTIDPDEEKITYKGQDIELKGKPFEVLTHLARHSDQIVSKEQLLDAIWEEPELVTPNVIEVAINQIRQKMDKPLNISTIETVRRRGYRFCFPKKS